From the genome of Spinacia oleracea cultivar Varoflay chromosome 2, BTI_SOV_V1, whole genome shotgun sequence, one region includes:
- the LOC110802616 gene encoding uncharacterized protein isoform X1 has translation MQKAASTTMPPPSSLGKPVTDRKSKRTTLMQIQNETISAAKAVRANILPQKQKKRANGGSSLLEDLYKALDKVVKLSECEIYSYNADSDADLFLQRGAIWSFNFFSKVPPIWNLRLLSATHLQSSAMYGWQGGIGNEVQSITLTRWDRKVATTSSWAQLYDG, from the exons ATGCAAAAGGCGGCGTCTACGACGATGCCACCGCCCTCATCGTTAGGGAAACCAGTTACTGACCGGAAATCGAAGAGGACTACGCTTATGCAGATTCAAAATGAGACCATTTCTGCTGCTAAGGCTGTTCGTGCTAATATTTTGCCTCAAAAGCAGAAGAAAAGG GCTAATGGTGGTAGTTCACTCCTTGAAGACTTGTACAAGGCCTTGGATAAA GTGGTCAAACTCTCTGAATGTGAAATTTACAGTTACAATGCTGACTCCGATGCAGACCTTTTTTTACAAAGAGGAGCAAT ATGGTCATTCAATTTTTTCTCCAAAGTGCCACCCATTTGGAATCTTCGGCTATTAAGTGCCACTCATTTGCAATCTTCTGCTATGTATGGGTGGCAAGGTGGGATAGGAAATGAAGTACAATCTATCACCTTAACTAGGTGGGATAGGAAAGTGGCCACTACAAGTTCTTGGGCTCAACTCTATGATGGATGA
- the LOC110802616 gene encoding uncharacterized protein isoform X2 encodes MQKAASTTMPPPSSLGKPVTDRKSKRTTLMQIQNETISAAKAVRANILPQKQKKRVVKLSECEIYSYNADSDADLFLQRGAIWSFNFFSKVPPIWNLRLLSATHLQSSAMYGWQGGIGNEVQSITLTRWDRKVATTSSWAQLYDG; translated from the exons ATGCAAAAGGCGGCGTCTACGACGATGCCACCGCCCTCATCGTTAGGGAAACCAGTTACTGACCGGAAATCGAAGAGGACTACGCTTATGCAGATTCAAAATGAGACCATTTCTGCTGCTAAGGCTGTTCGTGCTAATATTTTGCCTCAAAAGCAGAAGAAAAGG GTGGTCAAACTCTCTGAATGTGAAATTTACAGTTACAATGCTGACTCCGATGCAGACCTTTTTTTACAAAGAGGAGCAAT ATGGTCATTCAATTTTTTCTCCAAAGTGCCACCCATTTGGAATCTTCGGCTATTAAGTGCCACTCATTTGCAATCTTCTGCTATGTATGGGTGGCAAGGTGGGATAGGAAATGAAGTACAATCTATCACCTTAACTAGGTGGGATAGGAAAGTGGCCACTACAAGTTCTTGGGCTCAACTCTATGATGGATGA
- the LOC130467574 gene encoding uncharacterized protein — MTSEDMTLAEMKAAYDQAQAKLAQEKASVENLQKELESVKSTRYQSRYKPGAKPKKLVFEMSDEFEDLSNDEEPHEEEDGATPDPVTKRLNKMETHMKKQCSLMLKVMTKLPGAPTPNGDRTNRRIRSITILRGDRHSDSPASASTPCLDHLYDKTSDPYRHVNVYKQRMWQIGIPYDLVEPVMCKSFGGTLDGAALEWLMNITPGSIYCLSDLINAFYHIKNFDVKTAIEAFKRGLITNSELYREITKCPCATFEEVRSRATAQMRIEDDEITRLAAQRSTGGSSDRRSYTPRNNSWRHQPYNRKNQVQNVNQYDDTNNVYRNERVDHPEISEYGFNVDIGGVVNALQNVGGTVRWPRKSDRPDSMKDMSKWCDFHRDNGHKTEECISLKKEVGFLLKRGHLKELLSDKGKETYNKEKTIQPDPTASSDRPTPPTFNKVVNVISGGSDICGLTSSAAKTINRGESGAVKEGQTEDEIALDKSLAAMSITFGDSDSVDAQQEHHDGLVISLPIGNALIKRILIDNGSSANVLFLEALQEMGLEEKNIVRRSTVLVGFSGESLRTVGEISLPKYAEGVNIMTKFNVIDCPSAYNVILGRPWIHKMKSVPSTYHQSIKFPTKWGVMEIKGQQRDAKKCYETALNPSKSSI, encoded by the exons ATGACTTCTGAAGATATGACACTCGCAGAGATGAAGGCGGCCTACGACCAGGCCCAAGCGAAGTTGGCCCAAGAAAAAGCATCTGTTGAGAACCTCCAGAAAGAGCTCGAATCCGTGAAAAGCACCAGGTACCAGTCGCGGTACAAACCCGGCGCAAAGCCGAAGAAACTGGTATTCGAGATGTCCGATGAGTTCGAGGACCTGTCCAACGACGAAGAGCCCCACGAGGAAGAAGATGGAGCGACGCCTGACCCTGTGACCAAGCGCCTAAACAAGATGGAGACCCATATGAAAAAGCAGTGTTCGTTGATGTTGAAAGTGATGACCAAGCTGCCAGGAGCGCCTACCCCTAATGGAGACAGAACCAACCGACGGATACGCAGCATCACCATTTTACGAGGCGATCGCCATAGTGACAGTCCCGCATCAGCTTCGACTCCCTGTCTGGACCACCTTTACGACAAAACGTCCGACCCTTACAGGCATGTCAACGTCTACAAGCAGCGAATGTGGCAGATCGGCATCCCGTACGACCTGGTGGAACCTGTCATGTGCAAATCATTCGGAGGTACCCTCGACGGAGCAGCTCTGGAATGGCTCATGAACATCACCCCTGGATCCATATACTGCCTCTCTGACCTCATCAACGCTTTCTATCA tataaaaaaCTTTGATGTAAAGACAGCTATCGAAGCATTCAAAAGAGGTCTTATCACCAACTCGGAGTTATACCGAGAGATTACCAAATGTCCCTGCGCAACCTTCGAGGAGGTCAGATCGAGAGCCACCGCCCAGATGCGGATAGAAGACGACGAGATTACGCGGTTGGCAGCACAACGATCGACAGGGGGCAGCAGCGATAGGCGATCGTACACCCCGAGGAACAACAGCTGGCGACACCAGCCGTACAATCGCAAAAACCAGGTACAAAATGTCAATCAGTATGATGATACTAACAATGTTTACAGGAATGAACGGGTCGATCATCCCGAAATCTCCGAATATGGCTTCAACGTCGACATCGGAGGCGTCGTGAACGCCCTTCAAAATGTAGGTGGAACAGTCAGATGGCCCCGGAAGAGCGACAGACCAGATTCCATGAAAGACATGAGCAAATGGTGCGACTTCCACCGCGACAACGGCCACAAAACCGAAGAATGCATCTCTCTCAAAAAGGAGGTCGGATTTCTTCTGAAGCGGGGGCACTTAAAGGAGCTACTGAGCGACAAAGGGAAGGAGACGTACAACAAGGAGAAAACCATTCAACCCGACCCAACGGCGAGCAGCGATCGACCGACCCCGCCTACGTTTAACAAAGTGGTAAACGTTATTTCTGGTGGTTCAGATATTTGTGGACTAACCTCTTCTGCAGCTAAAACTATTAACAGGGGAGAATCTGGAGCCGTCAAAGAGGGGCAAACCGAGGATGAGATCGCACTCGACAAGTCCTTAGCAGCAATGTCTATCACCTTCGGCGACTCAGATTCAGTGGACGCGCAGCAGGAGCATCACGATGGATTGGTAATATCGCTCCCAATAGGCAACGCTCTGATCAAAAGGATATTGATCGACAATGGCAGCTCGGCAAACGTGTTGTTCTTAGAGGCCCTACAGGAAATGGGGCTCGAGGAAAAGAACATCGTCAGAAGATCAACGGTCTTGGTAGGGTTCAGTGGAGAGTCGCTGCGAACGGTTGGAGAGATATCATTGCCCAAATATGCAGAAGGTGTCAATATCATGACTAAGTTCAACGTCATTGATTGCCCATCAGCATACAACGTCATCTTAGGACGACCATGGATTCACAAAATGAAATCAGTACCATCGACATACCACCAATCAATCAAATTCCCAACCAAATGGGGCGTCATGGAGATCAAAGGACAGCAAAGAGACGCAAAGAAGTGTTATGAAACTGCACTGAATCCATCAAAATcctccatctag